The Dysgonomonadaceae bacterium PH5-43 region TGCAAGTATGATTGTTAAGTCGGATAGGAGTGCTTTCTTGTTGCACTTCAAAGAAGTTAATTCGTTAACGCATATCATAAATGCCGAAATAGAAGTGTTGAAAGAGAAGTTCTCTATATCTTGTTCTACTTTCTTGATAAGTTTGTGTAATGCTTTAAGTTCTTCGGCGGTAGGTTGCTCGTCTGATACTGCAAAGTCATCGCCAGAGAAGAACAGATTCCACGTTTTGCGTAAGAAACGAGATACTCCATCAATTCCTTTTGTGTCCCAAGGCTTAGATTGCTCTAATGGACCTAAAAACATTTCGTATAAACGTAATGTATCTGCACCGAACTTTTCTACTATATCATCGGGGTTTACTACGTTGAACATAGATTTCGACATCTTTTCTACAGCCCAACCACAAGTGTATTTGCCATCTTCTAAGATAAACTCAGCACTTGCAAACTCGGGACGCCAATTCTTGAAAGCATCTAAATCTAATATATCGTTGTCTACTATGTTTACATCAACGTGAAGAGGTGTTACATCGTAATTGTCTTTCAATCCTAACGAAACGAAAGTGTTGGTGTCTTTTATTCTGTAAACAAAGTTAGAGCGACCTTGAATCATTCCTTGATTAACAAGTTTCTTAAAAGGTTCTTCATTTGTAATTATCCCTAAGTCGAATAAAAACTTGTTCCAAAAGCGACTATATATAAGGTGTCCTGTTGCGTGTTCGGTTCCACCGATATAAAGGTCTACGTTTTGCCAGTATTCGTTTACATCTTTAGAAACTAAAGCTTCGTTGTTGTGAGGGTCTTCGTAGCGAAGGTAATAAGCCGACGAACCAGCAAAGCCAGGCATAGTAGACAATTCTAAAGGATAACCATTGTAAGTCCAATCTTTAGCTCTACCTAATGGAGGCTCTCCTGTTTCTGTAGGTAAGAACTTATCTACTTCAGGAAGCTGTATAGGAAGATCTTTCTCATCTACCGTATAAGGCATTCCGTCTTTATAATAAATAGGGAATGGTTCTCCCCAATATCTTTGTCGTCCGAATATGGCATCTCTTAAACGATAGTTTACTTTTACTTTACCTAAGTTGTTTTCGGCGATATACTCTTTAGCTTTTTGTATTGCTTCTTTAACAGTAAGTCCGTTAAGAAAGCCAGAGTTTATCATAATACCTTCTTTTGCATCGAAGCTTTCTTCCGAAACATCAGCACCCTCAATAAGAGGAATTATTGGTAAATCGAAATGCTTAGCAAAAGCGTAGTCGCGACTATCGTGTGCCGGAACAGCCATAATAGCTCCAGTTCCGTAGCCAGCCAAAACATAATCTGATATCCAGATAGGAATTTCTTTATTGTTAAGAGGATTGATAGCATAAGAACCAGTAAATACTCCCGTAACTCTTTTGTCTGAGATACGTTCGCGTTCAGTTCGGCGTTTAACTCTGTCGAGGTAAGCATCAACTTCGGCTTGTTGTTCGGGGGTAACTACTTGAGCAACGTATTCCGACTCTGGGGCAAGCACCATAAATGTAACTCCAAAAACGGTGTCGGCACGAGTAGTAAAAACAGTCATACTTCCTCCTTGTGGAAGTGCGAATTGCATTTCTGCACCTTCCGACCTGCCTATCCAATTCTTCTGAGTTTCTTTAAGCGAGTCTGTCCAGTCTACTGAGTTTAATCCGTCGAGTAAACGTTGTGCATAAGCAGAAACACGCAAACTCCATTGACGCATCTTGCGTTGTTCAACAGGGTAACCACCACGTTCAGACACACCATCAATAACTTCGTCGTTAGCTAACACAGTTCCCAAAGCAGGACACCAGTTAACCATACTATCGCCTAAATAAGCGATACGATAGTTCATTAATATTTCTTGTTGCTCTTTTTCCGATTTAGAGTTCCATTCTTCAGCGGTGAAGCTTAACTCTTCAGAACAAGCAACATTCATATCTTTAGCACCTTGGGTTTTGAATACTTCTATAAGTTCTTCTATAGGGCGAGCTTGTTGTTCATCTTTGCAATAATACGAATGGAACATCTTTATGAATGCCCATTGAGTCCATTTATAATAATTAGGATCGCAAGTTCTTATTTCGCGACTCCAATCGAAGCTAAACCCAATCTTATCTAATTGTTCTTTATATCGGGCAATGTTTTTGTCTGTAGTAATAGCAGGGTGTTGTCCTGTTTGAATAGCATATTGTTCGGCAGGAAGTCCGTATGCGTCATATCCCATAGGGTGTAATACATTGAATCCTTTTAATCTTTTATATCGAGAGTAAATATCAGACGCAATGTAACCGAGAGGGTGTCCAACGTGTAGTCCTGCTCCCGAAGGATATGGGAACATATCGAGGACATAATATTTAGGTTTATCTTTGTTTTCTGTTACACGATAAGTATTGTTGTCTTCCCAATACTTTTGCCATTTCTGTTCGATTTCCTTAAAATTGTATTCCATGATTACTTTTGTTTATTATTAAACTCAGAATAAGTTTGCAAAAGTAATCATTAATTTTTGAAAAGCAGTAAGTTTAGTAGTTGAGTTGGAAATTGTACGAAACTCCGAGGCTAAAAGAACTTCCACCTAAATTAGCTCTGTTGCCAAAGAATGGAGATATTCTGTATTCGGCAAATATCCCTACATTCTTGTATCGTAAGTTAGTGCCAGCATAAGCATCAAAAGTTGTAGGGGAATAATATATTTTGTTGTCATTTTTATCTATTTTTTCTACTATATCAGAAGTTATACTAAAAACGCCCAATCCTAAGTAGGGAGTAAGATATATATCTTTTTTTAGTTGTAACTGATAACGATACCTTAACCCCAAACTCACTATACCTCCTTTAATTTTGGTATTATGTAATTCGTTTTCATAAAGACAATTAAATCTTTTCGCATCTGTGGGGAATGCAAACTTTGTAGCAATGTCTATTGCCTGATTGTGCTTTATTGGTATTCCTATAGAAAAACCAACGCCAAGAGCTGCGTCAAACGCATTTTTAAGTGTTCCTACAGGGAGCATAGTTATAGCTTGAACTTCCCAACTGGGAATTATAGACTTATTTAGCTCTTTTGCTTCTTCACTCACGTATTCTGGAGTCTGTACATCAAAAGGATTATTAGCCCATTCTGGTAATGTAGGAATAGTCATAAACTCTTCAAGTAGTAGAGGCATTTCAAAATCTCCTCTGTTATAAACATAATGACTCATAATGCAACTAACAAAATGTCCTCGTATTTCCTCCACTGCATAATATACAGCTAAAGGCAGATAATAATTGTTTATTGGAGCATAAACAATTCGATAAGCCATAGTAGGTACTCCATCTAAAATAATTTCTATATAGTCATTAGATAGAATTACAGTTTGGTAGGCTTCGTTTAAGTCCATACGAGTATTCAAAAAATCTGAAGCTTCTTCGTATGAGGGGAACTCCGACCAACTTACTTGTCCTCTCTGATGATAAACATTGTTAGGGCTTTTCCATATACAAGCAGTGCCTAACTCAATATTTCTTCCTGCAAAATTAATATTCTCAGCAATCCAACTGTCTGATATATATTTATCAAGCTCTTTGTTTAAGAAAGCCTCAACGAATAATTCTTCTAAAGAGACATCTCGTTGTTTTTCTTTAGTTATAGCTATTACATTGTAAGATTTTCCGTCAGCATTATTGTATAGATAATAAGTTGTATAAATATTAATATCAGGAGCTTCAGTAGGTTCTTCACCTTCTATTACCATTAAACGTTTGTCCAATATGTTAATATAACGACTTTCTACATCTTCTTTGATTTTGTTTTTACGCCTAAAAGACGATAAAGTCTTATCGTTTTCAATAGAACCTTTCTTGTTTTCTGATATTATAATATCATAGCCTCTTGTTTCAAATATAATTTCGTTATTAGAAGTTTGCTTCATTCCTCTGTTAGTGTTTAGCCCAAGTATACCGGGAAACACATCATCGTTTGCCATTAAGGAAAGAGAACAAAGAAAACAAAAAGTAGAAAGAAGAATGTTTTTAACCATGATAGTTGTTTATTGAGTTAGCAAATACAAAGTTAGAATAAATATTAACAACACCGATGAAATGTGGCTTTTTAATGAAAATGATGAGAAACTAAACCATCTATAGGTTCTTTTATAATATTGCCTGCCGATAAGCTATGTTTAGATAAAACTCGTTTCAAATTGTCTTCGAAGTAATACGCAATACTACCTACAAAATGTACAGGTAATTCTTTAGACTGAGGATATTGATATAAGTTTCTGACAACAAACCCATCGAAACTATTCTCTATAATGTTTTTGATTGTTTCTTCCGATTTGTATTCATAAAGGAACGGAGCGAAACTTGCTAAAAATCTATTAGGAAGTGGTTGCCTATATACTTT contains the following coding sequences:
- a CDS encoding leucyl-tRNA synthetase (product_source=KO:K01869; cath_funfam=1.10.730.10,3.40.50.620; cog=COG0495; ko=KO:K01869; pfam=PF00133,PF08264,PF13603; superfamily=47323,52374; tigrfam=TIGR00396) translates to MEYNFKEIEQKWQKYWEDNNTYRVTENKDKPKYYVLDMFPYPSGAGLHVGHPLGYIASDIYSRYKRLKGFNVLHPMGYDAYGLPAEQYAIQTGQHPAITTDKNIARYKEQLDKIGFSFDWSREIRTCDPNYYKWTQWAFIKMFHSYYCKDEQQARPIEELIEVFKTQGAKDMNVACSEELSFTAEEWNSKSEKEQQEILMNYRIAYLGDSMVNWCPALGTVLANDEVIDGVSERGGYPVEQRKMRQWSLRVSAYAQRLLDGLNSVDWTDSLKETQKNWIGRSEGAEMQFALPQGGSMTVFTTRADTVFGVTFMVLAPESEYVAQVVTPEQQAEVDAYLDRVKRRTERERISDKRVTGVFTGSYAINPLNNKEIPIWISDYVLAGYGTGAIMAVPAHDSRDYAFAKHFDLPIIPLIEGADVSEESFDAKEGIMINSGFLNGLTVKEAIQKAKEYIAENNLGKVKVNYRLRDAIFGRQRYWGEPFPIYYKDGMPYTVDEKDLPIQLPEVDKFLPTETGEPPLGRAKDWTYNGYPLELSTMPGFAGSSAYYLRYEDPHNNEALVSKDVNEYWQNVDLYIGGTEHATGHLIYSRFWNKFLFDLGIITNEEPFKKLVNQGMIQGRSNFVYRIKDTNTFVSLGLKDNYDVTPLHVDVNIVDNDILDLDAFKNWRPEFASAEFILEDGKYTCGWAVEKMSKSMFNVVNPDDIVEKFGADTLRLYEMFLGPLEQSKPWDTKGIDGVSRFLRKTWNLFFSGDDFAVSDEQPTAEELKALHKLIKKVEQDIENFSFNTSISAFMICVNELTSLKCNKKALLSDLTIILASFAPYISEELWHRLGNETTVFDAEYPKLNEEYLKESNIKYTVSFNGKARFTLDFSAEASKEEIESTVLAHELAQKWLEGKTPKKVIVVPKKIVNIVIN
- a CDS encoding hypothetical protein (product_source=Hypo-rule applied; cleavage_site_network=SignalP-noTM; superfamily=56925), producing the protein MVKNILLSTFCFLCSLSLMANDDVFPGILGLNTNRGMKQTSNNEIIFETRGYDIIISENKKGSIENDKTLSSFRRKNKIKEDVESRYINILDKRLMVIEGEEPTEAPDINIYTTYYLYNNADGKSYNVIAITKEKQRDVSLEELFVEAFLNKELDKYISDSWIAENINFAGRNIELGTACIWKSPNNVYHQRGQVSWSEFPSYEEASDFLNTRMDLNEAYQTVILSNDYIEIILDGVPTMAYRIVYAPINNYYLPLAVYYAVEEIRGHFVSCIMSHYVYNRGDFEMPLLLEEFMTIPTLPEWANNPFDVQTPEYVSEEAKELNKSIIPSWEVQAITMLPVGTLKNAFDAALGVGFSIGIPIKHNQAIDIATKFAFPTDAKRFNCLYENELHNTKIKGGIVSLGLRYRYQLQLKKDIYLTPYLGLGVFSITSDIVEKIDKNDNKIYYSPTTFDAYAGTNLRYKNVGIFAEYRISPFFGNRANLGGSSFSLGVSYNFQLNY